One region of Sphingomonas abietis genomic DNA includes:
- a CDS encoding GGDEF domain-containing protein, which yields MKLAEVRIETTASDRRVFRAAIILLFALVLGLVCTILGHVGGMRSYGDALSWIDIAALAVSLIALARGAPLAIREMGERRRYAASALESRRRIENLFQMTDMLQSALGYDDANAVLRATASQLLAGFGGALYVFNNSRDRLDLSTCWAWPEDHLPPDTVSPSHCWALKRGKPHVNHVGAAALRCEHLAAGILVLEIPMMARGEVYGLLCVQSGGEEGEARLDEIMPLAAAVADAMSLALSNISLREKLRTQALRDPLTGLYNRRYMEDVLERCVNLSERNGSPVSVVMIDLDHFKLLNDEHGHALGDAVLREVAGAIVGAIRPCDVACRYGGEELLVILPDCSLDDAVTKANVLRARIESLSDNHQCRVTASFGVASMPDNATKANELVAAADGALYAAKQTGRNRVVSADRRGAGTSGGLAAPGEMRPE from the coding sequence GTGAAGCTAGCTGAAGTCCGTATCGAAACCACCGCATCAGATCGTCGGGTTTTCCGGGCGGCCATCATTCTTCTGTTCGCCTTGGTTCTCGGTCTCGTTTGTACCATCCTCGGCCATGTCGGGGGCATGCGCTCGTATGGCGACGCGCTTTCCTGGATCGATATTGCCGCATTGGCGGTCAGCCTGATTGCTTTGGCGCGGGGCGCGCCCCTGGCTATCCGGGAAATGGGGGAGCGGCGCCGCTACGCTGCGAGCGCGCTGGAATCCCGCCGACGCATCGAGAATCTGTTCCAGATGACCGACATGCTGCAAAGCGCGCTCGGATATGATGATGCCAATGCGGTGCTTCGCGCCACCGCCTCGCAATTGCTAGCCGGATTTGGCGGCGCGCTCTATGTATTCAACAATTCGCGGGATCGGCTAGATCTCTCGACATGCTGGGCGTGGCCGGAGGATCATCTTCCACCGGATACGGTGTCGCCTTCGCATTGTTGGGCCCTCAAGCGCGGAAAGCCGCACGTCAATCATGTCGGCGCGGCCGCGCTGCGGTGTGAGCATCTGGCCGCTGGCATTCTGGTCCTGGAAATTCCGATGATGGCGCGCGGCGAGGTCTATGGCCTCCTTTGCGTTCAATCCGGAGGCGAGGAAGGCGAGGCGCGTCTCGACGAGATCATGCCTCTGGCCGCAGCCGTCGCCGATGCGATGTCGCTTGCGCTATCAAACATATCCTTGCGCGAAAAACTCCGGACCCAGGCTCTGCGGGATCCGCTAACCGGTCTCTATAATCGCCGCTACATGGAGGATGTCCTCGAGCGATGCGTCAATCTCTCGGAGCGTAATGGCAGTCCCGTTTCCGTCGTGATGATCGATCTCGATCATTTCAAGCTGCTCAATGACGAACACGGCCATGCGCTTGGCGATGCGGTACTTCGCGAAGTGGCCGGCGCCATCGTCGGCGCGATCCGTCCCTGCGATGTCGCTTGCCGATATGGTGGAGAGGAGCTTCTCGTCATCTTGCCGGATTGTTCGCTCGATGATGCGGTGACCAAAGCGAACGTCCTGAGAGCTCGGATCGAAAGTCTCTCCGACAACCATCAATGTCGCGTGACCGCCTCGTTCGGCGTTGCCAGCATGCCAGACAACGCCACGAAGGCCAATGAACTCGTGGCGGCTGCGGATGGGGCATTGTATGCCGCGAAGCAGACTGGAAGGAATCGGGTCGTTTCGGCTGATCGTCGCGGCGCGGGGACATCGGGAGGTCTCGCCGCCCCCGGCGAAATGCGGCCAGAATAA
- a CDS encoding universal stress protein, which translates to MKNVLLLVHDDAGQEARFQAALDVVRSIEGHLTCLDVAVFSSLIDDGYGTAELLLDDERQREVGNREGLERRLGVEGLPWNWIDASGDIALRLTEGAGLADLIVVNLKLDSGSGPDMRGIASEVVLKGGKPILAVPETMCGVALTGHAMIAWDGSEEAISALQAAVPLLRLAQRVTIVEIVDGSVKVPSEAAAAYLSRHAVHASIHPKHPNVPSAGREILKLAELLKADYLVMGGFGHSRLREAIFGGVTRHMLTNSPVPLFLAH; encoded by the coding sequence ATGAAGAATGTGCTGCTGCTGGTGCATGATGATGCGGGCCAGGAAGCGCGCTTCCAGGCGGCGCTCGATGTCGTGCGATCCATCGAGGGCCATCTGACCTGCCTCGACGTCGCCGTTTTCTCATCGCTGATCGACGATGGCTATGGCACGGCGGAGTTGCTACTCGACGACGAAAGGCAGCGCGAAGTCGGAAACCGTGAGGGTCTCGAACGCCGGCTCGGCGTGGAAGGTTTGCCATGGAATTGGATCGACGCGAGTGGCGACATCGCGCTCCGGCTGACAGAAGGGGCTGGGCTCGCTGATCTCATCGTGGTCAACCTCAAACTTGATTCCGGATCGGGCCCGGACATGCGCGGCATCGCCAGCGAAGTCGTGCTCAAGGGTGGAAAGCCGATCCTAGCCGTCCCGGAGACGATGTGCGGTGTCGCGCTGACGGGCCATGCCATGATCGCCTGGGATGGTTCGGAAGAGGCGATCAGCGCTCTCCAGGCGGCGGTCCCGCTTCTTCGCCTCGCGCAGCGGGTGACGATCGTGGAAATCGTCGACGGATCGGTGAAGGTGCCGTCGGAGGCGGCGGCCGCTTACCTGTCGCGTCACGCTGTCCACGCGTCCATCCATCCCAAGCACCCAAACGTGCCGAGCGCGGGACGCGAGATCCTCAAGCTGGCCGAGCTCTTGAAAGCCGATTATCTCGTGATGGGTGGTTTCGGGCACAGCCGGCTGCGCGAGGCGATCTTCGGCGGCGTTACGCGCCACATGTTGACCAACAGTCCCGTTCCCCTCTTTCTCGCGCACTGA
- a CDS encoding bifunctional diguanylate cyclase/phosphodiesterase yields MENMHDPRLIAAAGVVCAIGIYASFAIAHHAARATGKVRMRWGLVSVLSSGCTAWATHFIVLLAFKPGMPSAFEPLLTAASLASAIAGIGVGVSISIRTRRVQMHFLAGLVLGLGITALHYIGQAAYLVQGQVYWNLGLVIPSIMISLPLSGLGMVAAGSRSRSVRRTAAPLLLFSIAVLHFCGMAAMRLRFDPSKTFPSDAVSPAAITPVVAGVSLALIALALTGWRFDLAAVARLRQDRRRLRELADVALEGLLICQGNAIVAANDSVEQLAGYGSGTLAGTSVDALFPDVDFSRLPEREEREVGLVMLSGRIVPVRVLRCELALGHKIQTVIAVRDQRERLRTEAKIRKLAFNDSLTGLLNRGSYVDRLRHLTDEGTPLALLSIDLDRFKAVNDQFGHLVGDEVLNQVAERLRSIAGPDDFVARVGGDEFGIILIGETAAQRADNVARQVTERLGQPFAAGSVVAYCGATVGIVLAPTDATTTSELRQCADLALYRAKERGRGSVCCFDPEMDEASRDRRTLEADLRTAVADGDIKLVYQPVLSALTGEITSVEALARWSHPKKGPIPPDVFIPLAEECGLIRTLGEALLRLACSDAVWWPSSVRVAVNLSPLQFQSGDLSQTVESVLQDTGLAANRLQLEVTEGLVIRDVERTFMELERLRALGIQILMDDFGVGYSSLSYFQRFPFDKVKIDKSFVDHITTSRASRAIVQAVVGLGEQLGMGIVAEGVETEEQMHALVAAGCTHLQGYLFSKPLTTIEMDERLSALHDASLDGIRRISAQAA; encoded by the coding sequence ATGGAGAACATGCACGATCCCCGCCTCATTGCGGCGGCGGGTGTCGTCTGTGCGATCGGCATCTACGCGTCGTTTGCAATCGCTCATCATGCCGCACGCGCTACGGGAAAAGTGCGCATGCGATGGGGGCTCGTCAGCGTACTCTCCAGTGGATGTACGGCATGGGCGACGCATTTCATCGTGCTGCTCGCGTTCAAGCCCGGGATGCCCTCGGCTTTCGAACCGCTTCTGACGGCTGCCTCGTTGGCGTCTGCAATTGCCGGGATTGGCGTTGGCGTCTCGATCTCGATACGCACCCGTCGTGTGCAAATGCATTTTCTAGCCGGCCTCGTATTGGGTCTGGGCATCACCGCGCTCCACTATATCGGTCAGGCCGCTTATCTCGTTCAGGGACAGGTTTACTGGAATCTAGGGCTGGTGATCCCTTCGATCATGATCAGCCTGCCCCTGTCCGGTTTGGGCATGGTCGCGGCTGGAAGCCGATCCCGCTCTGTCAGACGGACCGCCGCCCCGCTGCTGCTGTTCTCGATAGCCGTGCTGCACTTCTGCGGGATGGCGGCAATGCGCCTGCGGTTCGATCCGTCGAAGACATTTCCCTCGGACGCAGTCTCGCCGGCGGCGATCACGCCTGTGGTAGCCGGTGTGTCGCTGGCTCTGATCGCCCTGGCTTTGACCGGATGGCGCTTCGACCTCGCAGCAGTTGCCCGGCTCCGCCAAGACCGGCGCCGTCTTCGCGAACTGGCCGACGTCGCCCTGGAAGGGCTGCTCATCTGTCAGGGCAATGCGATCGTAGCCGCCAACGACAGCGTCGAACAGCTCGCGGGCTACGGATCGGGCACACTGGCTGGGACCAGCGTGGATGCCCTGTTTCCCGATGTCGATTTCTCGAGGCTTCCCGAGCGCGAAGAGCGTGAAGTCGGGCTCGTCATGCTGTCGGGCCGGATCGTACCGGTCCGCGTCCTGCGATGCGAACTGGCCCTTGGCCACAAGATCCAGACCGTGATCGCGGTGCGAGATCAGCGTGAACGTCTTCGCACCGAGGCTAAAATCCGCAAGCTTGCGTTCAACGATTCGCTTACCGGGCTGTTGAACCGCGGCAGCTATGTCGATCGCTTGCGCCATCTCACAGATGAAGGCACGCCTCTCGCCTTGCTGAGCATTGATCTGGATCGCTTCAAAGCTGTAAATGACCAGTTCGGACATTTGGTCGGCGACGAAGTGCTGAACCAGGTCGCGGAGCGCTTGCGCTCGATCGCAGGACCCGATGACTTTGTCGCTCGCGTCGGCGGTGACGAGTTCGGTATCATATTGATCGGGGAAACAGCAGCGCAGCGGGCCGACAATGTTGCTCGGCAGGTCACCGAGCGTCTCGGCCAGCCTTTCGCCGCCGGGTCCGTGGTTGCATATTGCGGGGCGACGGTGGGTATCGTCCTGGCTCCCACCGACGCGACGACCACTAGTGAGCTACGCCAATGCGCCGACCTCGCGCTATACCGCGCCAAGGAGCGAGGTCGCGGCAGCGTATGCTGTTTCGATCCGGAGATGGATGAGGCGTCACGCGATCGACGTACGCTCGAAGCCGATCTCCGGACTGCTGTCGCCGATGGCGACATCAAGCTTGTCTATCAGCCCGTTCTATCGGCGCTGACCGGCGAGATCACGAGTGTGGAGGCACTTGCTCGATGGTCGCACCCCAAAAAGGGTCCGATACCACCTGACGTTTTCATTCCGCTGGCTGAGGAATGTGGGCTGATCAGGACGCTTGGCGAAGCGCTCCTGCGGCTCGCCTGTTCCGACGCCGTATGGTGGCCGTCCAGCGTTCGTGTGGCGGTCAATCTGTCACCGCTGCAGTTTCAGTCCGGCGATCTCTCCCAAACGGTGGAGAGCGTGCTCCAGGATACGGGGCTAGCCGCCAATCGCCTCCAGCTCGAGGTAACCGAAGGTCTCGTGATCCGCGATGTCGAGCGAACATTCATGGAACTCGAACGTCTGAGGGCACTGGGCATCCAGATCCTCATGGATGATTTCGGCGTCGGCTATTCTTCGCTGAGCTACTTTCAGCGCTTCCCGTTCGACAAGGTGAAGATCGACAAATCGTTTGTCGATCACATCACGACGTCGCGCGCGTCGCGCGCGATCGTTCAGGCCGTGGTCGGCCTGGGCGAGCAACTCGGCATGGGGATTGTCGCCGAGGGCGTCGAAACGGAAGAGCAGATGCATGCCCTGGTCGCAGCAGGCTGCACACATTTGCAAGGCTACCTCTTCAGCAAACCGCTCACCACCATAGAGATGGATGAAAGATTATCCGCTTTGCATGACGCCAGCCTCGATGGGATTCGCAGAATAAGCGCGCAAGCGGCTTGA